One Mycobacterium kubicae genomic window carries:
- a CDS encoding phytoene desaturase family protein has product MPVAAGGAGRTPRSQSGQIVESADAVVIGAGHNGLVAAAMLADAGWDVVVLEAQPEPGGAVRSAELAPGYITDLFSSFYPMTIASPAIAALGLEDHGLRWSHAPAVVGHPRSPTDDDPPVIYHDPARTAAEFERRQPGDGENWWRLVALWDKVKEPLLHAILAPFPPVGPLTQLLTKLGTAEALRLANLLVQPANSMAERLFAGEAPRVMLLGNAMHADIPPDAPGSGVMGLLMSMMAQDRGWPVPVGGAGQLTAALVKRAESVGAQIECNQTVARIQVSGGRAVGVSTAAGRTVHARRAIIADVTAPRLFCEMLPADALPKGLRHDLEHYLWDPPVVKVNYALDGPVPWRAKSLHSVGTVHLGADGDGLIRWMADVNTKVIPKSPFMLLGQTTTADPSRSPDGTESVWAYTHLPRSIDDDASAEQLSQSMDDVIEAHAPGFGSRVVGRFLQRPSDLEASDANLYRGSLNGGTAQLQQMLIFRPAPGMGRPETPVEGLYLASASATPGGSVHGACGRNAANAALRAGGVTGWPRRKLRKAVLSLLTR; this is encoded by the coding sequence ATGCCTGTGGCGGCTGGCGGCGCTGGCCGAACGCCTCGATCCCAGTCAGGTCAAATAGTGGAATCGGCCGACGCGGTCGTCATAGGTGCTGGACACAACGGCCTGGTGGCCGCCGCCATGCTGGCCGACGCTGGCTGGGATGTCGTGGTGCTCGAGGCTCAACCCGAACCCGGCGGCGCGGTGCGCAGCGCCGAACTGGCACCCGGTTACATCACCGACCTGTTCAGCTCGTTCTATCCCATGACGATTGCGTCGCCGGCCATCGCCGCGCTGGGGCTGGAAGATCACGGGTTGCGCTGGTCGCACGCGCCGGCGGTGGTGGGTCATCCGCGCAGCCCCACCGACGACGACCCGCCGGTCATCTACCACGACCCCGCCCGCACCGCGGCGGAGTTCGAACGGCGCCAGCCCGGCGACGGGGAGAACTGGTGGCGGCTGGTGGCGCTCTGGGACAAGGTCAAAGAGCCACTGCTGCACGCGATTTTGGCGCCGTTCCCACCGGTCGGACCGCTGACGCAGCTGCTGACCAAACTCGGTACCGCTGAGGCGCTGCGGCTTGCCAATCTGCTTGTGCAGCCGGCAAATTCGATGGCCGAGCGGTTGTTCGCCGGCGAGGCGCCACGAGTCATGTTGCTGGGCAACGCCATGCACGCCGACATACCGCCCGACGCGCCGGGCAGCGGCGTGATGGGCCTGCTGATGTCCATGATGGCCCAGGACCGGGGCTGGCCGGTGCCGGTCGGGGGGGCCGGGCAATTGACCGCTGCGCTGGTCAAGCGCGCGGAGTCGGTGGGCGCGCAGATCGAATGCAATCAGACCGTCGCGCGCATTCAGGTCAGCGGCGGTCGGGCGGTCGGGGTGAGCACGGCCGCGGGTCGAACGGTCCACGCGCGCCGGGCGATCATCGCCGATGTGACGGCGCCGCGCCTGTTCTGCGAGATGCTGCCGGCGGATGCGCTGCCCAAGGGGCTGCGGCATGACCTCGAGCACTATCTGTGGGATCCGCCGGTGGTGAAGGTCAACTATGCGCTCGACGGCCCCGTCCCGTGGCGGGCCAAGAGCTTGCACAGCGTGGGCACCGTCCACCTGGGGGCCGACGGTGACGGGTTGATCCGATGGATGGCCGACGTGAACACCAAGGTGATACCGAAAAGCCCGTTCATGCTGCTGGGTCAGACCACCACCGCGGATCCCAGCAGATCCCCCGACGGCACCGAAAGTGTCTGGGCCTACACGCATTTGCCGCGCAGCATCGACGACGACGCGTCGGCCGAGCAGCTCTCGCAATCGATGGACGACGTCATCGAAGCGCACGCGCCCGGGTTCGGCTCGCGGGTGGTCGGCCGGTTTCTGCAACGCCCGTCGGACCTAGAGGCCAGCGACGCCAACCTGTACCGCGGTTCCCTCAACGGCGGCACCGCTCAGCTGCAGCAGATGCTGATCTTTCGACCCGCTCCGGGCATGGGCCGACCCGAAACCCCGGTCGAAGGGCTGTATCTGGCCAGCGCATCGGCCACGCCGGGCGGCTCGGTGCATGGGGCGTGCGGGCGCAACGCCGCCAACGCCGCGCTGCGTGCCGGCGGGGTGACCGGCTGGCCGCGGCGCAAACTGCGCAAAGCGGTGTTGTCGCTGCTGACTCGCTGA
- a CDS encoding SRPBCC family protein, protein MSVTEALKVTRDVATSRQKVWDVMANGWTYSQWVVGNSRTRAVDPNWPEPGSSIRHSIGVWPLLIDDKTVVEKCTPGEELVLHARGGLMGAARITLRLSDTPEGCHVEMIEVPVSGPGALMPDRVALAAVYPRNRECLWRLAALAERLDPSQVK, encoded by the coding sequence ATGTCGGTGACCGAAGCACTGAAAGTTACTCGTGACGTGGCGACATCCCGTCAAAAAGTGTGGGATGTCATGGCCAACGGATGGACGTACTCGCAGTGGGTGGTCGGCAACAGCCGCACGCGCGCAGTCGACCCGAACTGGCCCGAACCCGGATCGTCGATCAGGCACTCCATCGGAGTGTGGCCGCTGCTCATCGACGACAAGACCGTGGTCGAAAAATGTACGCCGGGTGAGGAACTTGTTCTGCATGCACGTGGCGGGCTGATGGGCGCCGCGCGAATTACGCTGCGGCTCAGCGACACTCCGGAGGGGTGCCACGTCGAGATGATCGAGGTGCCCGTCTCGGGGCCCGGTGCCCTGATGCCCGATCGAGTGGCGCTGGCGGCGGTGTATCCGCGCAATCGGGAATGCCTGTGGCGGCTGGCGGCGCTGGCCGAACGCCTCGATCCCAGTCAGGTCAAATAG
- a CDS encoding aminopeptidase translates to MTVRRLILAVSAVLLLAGVIGLLVPVTVDNSNGGKVSCGNGIAADMSSARNANDKTGANIPILNQVLPHTDYVAQCQSAVSGRRTWTIPLAVIGLAGIGAALLLRRNDGIGTRAPRGV, encoded by the coding sequence GTGACTGTGCGACGGTTGATCCTTGCTGTGAGCGCCGTGCTTTTGCTGGCCGGCGTGATCGGGCTGCTGGTTCCGGTGACGGTGGACAACAGCAACGGTGGGAAGGTTTCCTGCGGGAACGGAATCGCGGCGGACATGTCGTCGGCGCGCAACGCCAACGACAAGACCGGCGCTAACATCCCGATCCTCAATCAGGTCCTTCCGCACACCGATTACGTGGCGCAATGCCAGTCCGCGGTGTCGGGCCGGCGGACGTGGACCATCCCGCTGGCCGTCATCGGGCTCGCCGGGATCGGAGCGGCGCTGCTGCTGCGGCGAAACGACGGGATCGGTACCCGAGCGCCGAGAGGCGTGTGA
- a CDS encoding SDR family oxidoreductase, with protein MSAATQAPERFIDSADGVRIAVYEEGNPEGPTVVLVHGFPDSHVLWDGVVPLLAERFRIIRYDNRGVGFSSVPKPVSAYSMARFADDFAAVIGELSQGQAVHVLAHDWGSVGVWEYLSRPGAGDRVASFTSVSGPSQDQLVNYVFSGLRQPWRPRRFARALAQALRLSYMALFSIPVLAPLVLRLALSVPAVRRNMVDNIPVEQIHHSDKLARDAAQSVKTYPANYFRTFSASWRRQGVAVVDVPVQLIVNTQDPYVRPYGYDETARWVPRLWRRDIKAGHFSPMSHPQVMAAAVHDFADLAEGKRPSRGLLRAQVGRPRGQFGDTLVSVTGAGSGIGRETALAFAREGAEVVVSDIDEATVKETAAEIAVRGGVAHPYVLDVSDADAVEAFAERVSAAHGVPDIVVNNAGIGQAGGFLDTPPEQFDRVLDINLGGVVNGCRSFGRRMVERGTGGHIVNVSSMAAYAPLQSLNAYCTSKAATFMFSDCLRAELDAAGVGLTTICPGVINTNIIQTTQFHARGGNDDTVEGRQGQLQKMFAVRRYGPDKVANAILSAVQTNKPIRPVTFEAYALYGISRVLPQALRSTARMRVI; from the coding sequence ATGTCGGCAGCAACACAGGCACCCGAGCGGTTCATAGACAGCGCCGACGGAGTCCGCATCGCCGTCTATGAGGAAGGGAACCCCGAGGGGCCGACGGTCGTGTTGGTACACGGTTTTCCCGACTCGCATGTGTTGTGGGACGGTGTTGTTCCGCTGCTGGCGGAGCGTTTCCGCATCATTCGCTACGACAACCGCGGCGTCGGCTTCTCGTCGGTGCCCAAACCGGTGTCTGCCTACTCGATGGCGCGCTTTGCTGACGATTTCGCCGCGGTCATCGGCGAGCTGAGTCAGGGCCAGGCGGTGCATGTGCTGGCCCACGACTGGGGCTCGGTGGGCGTATGGGAGTACCTGAGCCGGCCCGGGGCTGGCGACCGGGTCGCATCGTTCACCTCGGTGTCCGGTCCGAGTCAGGATCAGTTGGTCAACTATGTCTTCAGCGGTCTGCGGCAACCTTGGCGGCCACGCCGGTTCGCACGCGCGCTCGCCCAGGCGCTGCGGCTGAGCTACATGGCGCTGTTCTCCATCCCGGTGCTGGCGCCGCTGGTACTACGGCTGGCGCTTTCGGTCCCGGCCGTGCGGCGCAACATGGTGGACAACATCCCCGTCGAGCAGATCCATCACTCCGACAAACTGGCCCGCGACGCCGCTCAGTCCGTAAAGACTTACCCCGCCAACTATTTTCGGACCTTCTCAGCGAGCTGGCGGCGCCAGGGCGTCGCGGTCGTCGACGTGCCGGTGCAACTCATCGTCAACACCCAAGACCCCTATGTGCGGCCCTACGGCTATGACGAGACGGCCCGCTGGGTGCCGCGGCTGTGGCGACGCGACATCAAAGCCGGACACTTCTCGCCGATGTCGCACCCGCAAGTGATGGCGGCGGCTGTGCACGACTTCGCCGACCTGGCCGAAGGCAAACGGCCGAGCCGCGGGCTGCTGCGGGCGCAGGTCGGGCGCCCCCGCGGGCAGTTCGGGGACACCTTGGTGTCGGTGACCGGGGCCGGCAGCGGAATCGGTCGGGAGACCGCCCTGGCGTTCGCCCGGGAGGGTGCCGAGGTCGTCGTCAGCGACATCGACGAGGCCACCGTCAAGGAGACCGCCGCCGAGATCGCCGTCCGCGGCGGCGTAGCGCACCCCTATGTCCTCGACGTTTCCGACGCCGACGCGGTCGAGGCGTTCGCCGAGCGGGTCAGCGCCGCACACGGGGTTCCCGACATTGTGGTGAACAACGCGGGCATCGGCCAGGCGGGCGGCTTCCTGGACACCCCACCCGAACAGTTCGACCGGGTGTTGGACATCAACCTCGGTGGCGTGGTCAACGGCTGCCGCTCGTTCGGGCGGCGGATGGTCGAGCGCGGCACCGGCGGACACATCGTCAACGTGTCGTCGATGGCCGCCTATGCGCCGCTGCAGTCGCTGAACGCCTACTGCACGTCCAAGGCGGCGACGTTCATGTTCTCCGACTGCTTACGCGCCGAACTCGACGCCGCAGGCGTGGGGCTGACCACCATCTGCCCCGGCGTCATCAACACCAACATCATCCAGACCACGCAGTTCCACGCCCGCGGCGGCAACGACGACACCGTTGAAGGGCGCCAGGGGCAGCTGCAGAAGATGTTCGCGGTGCGCCGCTACGGGCCGGACAAGGTAGCCAACGCCATCTTGTCGGCGGTCCAGACCAACAAGCCGATCCGGCCGGTGACCTTTGAGGCCTACGCGCTGTACGGCATCTCCCGCGTGTTGCCGCAGGCGCTGCGCAGCACCGCGCGCATGCGGGTCATCTGA
- the sucB gene encoding 2-oxoglutarate dehydrogenase, E2 component, dihydrolipoamide succinyltransferase, with the protein MAFSVQMPALGESVTEGTVTRWLKQEGDTVQVDEPLVEVSTDKVDTEIPSPAAGVLTKIIAQEDDTVEVGGELAVIGDSEDSDGGGDEAGDSAQQDSGDQAPAEQEAEPEPEPEPEPKSEPEPSSPAKSGGGSDGDSTPVLMPELGESVTEGTVTRWLKKVGDSVEVDDALVEVSTDKVDTEIPSPVAGVLESITAEEDDVVQVGGELARIGSGAKAGGDAKPEPKPEPEAKAEPEPEREPEPEPEPEPEPEPEPKAEKKPEPKPEPKPEPKPQAEEKPAPKAEPDQQAAAQSDGAPYVTPLVRKLAAENDIDLAEVTGTGVGGRIRKQDVLAAAEEKKQKKDSEKAPAPAAKSEPAAPAAKAPAAPSPSLAHLRGTTQKASRIRQITAAKTRESLQATAQLTQTHEVDMTKIVALRAKAKNAFAEREGVNLTFLPFIARAVIDALKVHPNINASYNEDSKEITYYDAEHLGFAVDTEQGLLSPVIHNAGDLSLAGLARAIADIAARARSNKLKPDELSGGTFTITNIGSQGALFDTPILVPPQAAMLGTGAIVRRPRVIVDEFGNESIGVRSVCYLPLTYDHRLIDGADAGRFLTTIKHRLEEGSFEADLGL; encoded by the coding sequence ATGGCCTTCTCAGTCCAGATGCCGGCACTTGGTGAGAGCGTTACCGAGGGAACGGTCACCCGCTGGCTCAAGCAAGAAGGCGACACGGTCCAGGTCGATGAGCCGCTGGTGGAAGTGTCGACGGACAAGGTGGACACCGAAATCCCGTCGCCGGCCGCGGGCGTGCTGACCAAGATCATCGCCCAAGAGGACGACACGGTAGAGGTGGGCGGCGAATTGGCCGTCATCGGCGATTCCGAGGACAGCGACGGCGGCGGTGACGAGGCGGGCGACTCGGCCCAGCAGGACAGTGGCGACCAGGCGCCGGCCGAGCAAGAAGCCGAGCCGGAACCGGAACCCGAACCCGAGCCGAAATCCGAGCCCGAACCGTCGTCACCAGCCAAGTCCGGCGGTGGGTCTGATGGGGACTCGACGCCGGTGTTGATGCCGGAGTTGGGCGAGTCGGTGACCGAAGGCACGGTGACCCGCTGGCTGAAGAAGGTGGGCGATTCGGTCGAGGTGGACGACGCGCTGGTGGAAGTGTCCACCGACAAGGTGGACACCGAGATCCCGTCACCGGTGGCCGGCGTGCTGGAAAGCATTACCGCCGAAGAGGATGACGTCGTCCAGGTGGGCGGGGAACTGGCACGGATCGGCTCGGGCGCCAAAGCCGGCGGTGATGCCAAGCCGGAGCCCAAACCGGAACCGGAGGCGAAAGCCGAGCCCGAACCGGAACGGGAACCCGAGCCCGAACCGGAACCGGAACCCGAACCCGAACCGGAACCGAAGGCCGAGAAGAAGCCAGAGCCAAAACCCGAACCCAAGCCGGAACCCAAGCCGCAGGCCGAGGAAAAGCCCGCGCCGAAGGCCGAACCGGATCAGCAGGCGGCCGCCCAAAGTGACGGCGCGCCGTATGTCACTCCATTGGTGCGAAAGCTGGCCGCCGAGAACGACATCGACCTCGCCGAGGTCACCGGCACCGGCGTCGGTGGACGCATCCGCAAGCAGGACGTCTTGGCCGCTGCCGAGGAGAAGAAGCAGAAGAAGGACAGCGAGAAGGCGCCCGCCCCGGCCGCCAAATCCGAGCCCGCCGCGCCCGCCGCCAAGGCCCCCGCTGCGCCCTCGCCATCCTTGGCACATCTGCGGGGCACCACGCAGAAAGCCAGCCGGATTCGGCAGATCACCGCCGCCAAGACGAGGGAATCGCTGCAAGCCACCGCGCAGCTCACCCAGACTCACGAGGTCGACATGACCAAGATCGTGGCGTTGCGGGCCAAGGCCAAGAACGCGTTCGCCGAGCGCGAAGGCGTGAATCTGACCTTCCTGCCGTTCATCGCCAGGGCCGTGATCGACGCGCTGAAGGTTCATCCCAACATCAACGCCAGCTACAACGAGGATTCCAAGGAAATCACCTATTACGACGCCGAACACCTCGGGTTCGCCGTCGACACCGAGCAGGGGCTGCTCTCTCCGGTGATCCACAATGCCGGCGACTTGTCGTTGGCCGGATTGGCCCGGGCCATCGCCGATATCGCCGCGCGTGCCCGGTCCAACAAGCTCAAGCCCGACGAGTTGTCCGGCGGCACGTTCACCATCACCAACATCGGCAGCCAGGGCGCGTTGTTCGACACCCCGATTTTGGTGCCGCCGCAGGCCGCGATGTTGGGCACCGGGGCTATCGTGCGCCGGCCTCGGGTGATCGTCGATGAATTCGGCAACGAGTCGATCGGCGTGCGCTCAGTTTGCTACCTGCCTTTGACTTACGACCACCGCCTGATCGACGGCGCCGATGCCGGACGTTTCCTCACCACCATCAAGCATCGCCTTGAAGAGGGATCTTTCGAGGCCGATCTAGGGCTTTAG
- a CDS encoding TIGR01777 family oxidoreductase, whose protein sequence is MDNAVIAIAGSSGLIGSALTAALRAADHTVLRIVRRTPANSEELHWNPESGEFDPDALLDVDVVVNLCGVNIGKRRWSGAFKQSLRDSRIAPTEVLAAAVADAGVSTLINASAVGYYGDTKNRVVDENDSAGKGFLAQLCVDWEAATLPAQYSGTRVVLARTGIVLAPSGGALRMMRPVFSVGLGARLGSGRQYMSWISLEDEVRALLFAISNPSLSGPVNLTGPAPVTNAEFTTAFGRAVNRPTPLAVPGFAVRAALGEFADEGLLTGQRAIPSALERAGFQFHHNTIGEALEYATLRLHEP, encoded by the coding sequence GTGGACAACGCCGTTATCGCGATAGCGGGTTCGTCTGGCTTGATCGGCTCGGCTCTGACCGCAGCGTTGCGCGCCGCCGACCACACCGTGCTGCGCATCGTGCGCCGGACCCCAGCCAATTCCGAAGAGCTGCACTGGAATCCAGAAAGCGGCGAATTCGATCCGGACGCGCTGCTGGATGTCGACGTGGTGGTCAACCTGTGCGGCGTCAACATCGGCAAGCGCCGGTGGTCCGGGGCGTTCAAGCAGAGCTTGCGCGACAGCCGCATCGCCCCGACCGAGGTGCTGGCGGCGGCCGTCGCCGACGCCGGTGTCAGCACCCTGATCAACGCCAGCGCGGTCGGCTACTACGGCGATACCAAGAACCGCGTCGTCGACGAAAACGATTCTGCCGGAAAGGGTTTCCTGGCCCAGTTGTGCGTCGACTGGGAAGCCGCCACACTGCCGGCCCAATACAGCGGCACGCGGGTGGTGTTGGCTCGCACCGGAATTGTGCTGGCACCATCGGGCGGTGCGCTGCGCATGATGCGACCGGTGTTTTCGGTGGGCCTGGGCGCTCGGCTGGGCAGCGGCCGTCAGTACATGTCGTGGATCAGCCTCGAAGACGAGGTACGGGCGCTGCTGTTCGCGATCTCGAATCCCTCGTTGTCCGGTCCGGTGAACCTGACCGGTCCCGCGCCCGTCACCAATGCCGAGTTCACCACCGCGTTCGGCCGCGCGGTCAACCGTCCGACGCCGCTGGCGGTGCCTGGATTTGCGGTGCGGGCGGCGCTGGGTGAATTCGCCGACGAGGGCTTGCTCACCGGTCAGCGCGCCATTCCGTCGGCCTTGGAGCGCGCCGGTTTCCAGTTCCACCACAACACAATTGGCGAGGCGCTGGAATACGCGACGCTGCGGCTGCACGAGCCGTAG
- the lipB gene encoding lipoyl(octanoyl) transferase LipB gives MTESIRSSADAIDVRQLGSIDYLEAWQLQRELADARVVGGPDTLLLLEHPAVYTAGRRTQPHERPVDGTPVVDTDRGGKITWHGPGQLVGYPIIGLAEPLDVVNYVRRLEEALIKVCAQLGLDAGRVDGRSGVWLPASDRRPARKIAAIGVRVSRATTLHGFAINCDCDLGAFTTIVPCGISDAGVTSLSTELGRRVTVADVRTRVADAVCDALDGALPVQEHIPGVRVASTL, from the coding sequence GTGACCGAGTCCATCCGATCCAGCGCGGACGCGATCGATGTGCGCCAGCTGGGATCGATCGACTACCTGGAGGCCTGGCAGCTGCAACGGGAGCTGGCCGACGCCCGGGTCGTTGGTGGCCCCGATACGTTGCTGCTGTTGGAACATCCCGCGGTCTACACCGCGGGCCGGCGCACCCAGCCGCACGAACGGCCCGTTGATGGGACTCCGGTCGTCGACACCGATCGCGGCGGCAAGATCACCTGGCATGGCCCCGGACAGTTGGTCGGATACCCGATCATCGGTCTGGCCGAGCCCCTGGACGTGGTCAACTACGTGCGTCGTCTCGAGGAGGCGTTGATCAAGGTCTGCGCCCAACTGGGCCTGGACGCCGGCCGGGTGGACGGCCGATCCGGGGTGTGGTTGCCGGCCAGCGATCGACGGCCGGCTCGCAAGATCGCCGCCATCGGGGTCCGGGTGTCACGTGCCACCACACTGCATGGCTTCGCAATCAACTGCGACTGCGACCTCGGTGCGTTCACCACCATCGTGCCGTGCGGCATCAGCGACGCCGGAGTTACGTCGCTGTCGACCGAACTGGGCCGCAGGGTCACCGTTGCGGACGTCCGCACCCGAGTCGCCGACGCCGTGTGCGACGCCTTGGACGGTGCACTGCCGGTGCAAGAGCACATCCCGGGCGTCCGCGTAGCATCGACGTTGTGA
- the lipA gene encoding lipoyl synthase codes for MTVAPEGRKLLRLEVRNAQTPIERKPPWIKTRVRMGPEYTELKSLVRREGLHTVCEEAGCPNIFECWEDREATFLIGGDQCTRRCDFCQIDTGKPAALDRDEPRRVAESVQAMGLRYATVTGVARDDLPDGGAWLYAQTVRAIRELNPQTGVELLIPDFNGQPDRLAEVFESRPEVLAHNVETVPRIFRRIRPAFTYQRSLDVITAARDVGLVTKSNLILGMGETPDEVRTALADLHDAGCDIVTITQYLRPSTRHHPVDRWVRPEEFVEHAQHAEQIGFAGVLAGPLVRSSYRAGRLYEQAAVRHRHSATR; via the coding sequence GTGACTGTCGCACCGGAAGGCCGCAAACTCCTGCGCCTCGAGGTACGCAATGCCCAGACCCCGATCGAGCGCAAGCCGCCGTGGATCAAGACGCGGGTGCGGATGGGCCCGGAGTACACCGAGCTGAAAAGCCTTGTCCGCCGCGAGGGCCTGCACACCGTGTGCGAAGAGGCCGGGTGCCCGAACATCTTCGAATGCTGGGAGGACCGGGAAGCCACCTTCCTGATCGGCGGCGACCAATGCACCCGCCGCTGCGACTTCTGCCAGATCGACACCGGCAAGCCCGCCGCGCTGGACCGCGACGAACCCCGCCGGGTAGCCGAGAGTGTGCAGGCGATGGGCCTGCGCTACGCCACAGTCACCGGTGTGGCCCGCGACGACCTGCCCGACGGCGGCGCCTGGCTCTACGCGCAGACGGTGCGCGCCATCAGAGAACTCAACCCGCAGACCGGCGTCGAACTGCTCATCCCCGACTTCAACGGCCAACCGGACCGGCTTGCCGAGGTGTTCGAGTCGCGCCCAGAAGTGTTGGCGCACAACGTCGAAACCGTGCCGCGCATCTTCCGGCGAATCCGCCCCGCCTTCACCTACCAACGCAGCCTGGACGTGATCACCGCCGCGCGCGACGTCGGGCTGGTCACCAAAAGCAACCTGATCCTCGGTATGGGGGAAACACCCGACGAGGTGCGTACCGCGCTGGCCGATCTGCATGACGCCGGCTGCGACATCGTCACCATCACCCAATATCTGCGCCCGTCGACGCGCCACCATCCGGTTGATCGCTGGGTGCGGCCGGAGGAATTCGTCGAACACGCCCAGCATGCCGAGCAAATCGGCTTCGCCGGCGTGCTGGCCGGACCGCTGGTGCGCTCGTCGTACCGGGCGGGTCGCCTCTACGAACAGGCCGCTGTTCGCCACCGTCACTCAGCCACGCGCTGA
- a CDS encoding DUF4191 domain-containing protein gives MAKSRNAAESKAAKEEAKAARKAAARERRSQLWQAFNMQRKEDKRLVPYMIGAFLLIVALAVAVGVWAGGFTMILLIVFGVMLGALVAFIIFGRRAQRSVYRKAEGQTGAAAWALENMRGKWRVTPGVAATGHFDAVHRVIGRPGVIFVAEGSANRVKPLLAQEKKRTARLIGDVPIYDIVVGNGDGEIPLAKLERHLTRLPSNISVKQIDTLESRLAALGTRAGASMLPKGPMPANAKMRGVQRTVRRK, from the coding sequence ATGGCCAAATCCCGTAACGCCGCCGAGTCCAAGGCAGCCAAAGAGGAAGCGAAGGCTGCCCGCAAGGCTGCCGCTCGGGAGCGCCGCAGCCAGCTGTGGCAGGCGTTCAACATGCAGCGCAAGGAAGACAAGCGCCTGGTGCCGTACATGATCGGCGCCTTCCTGCTCATCGTGGCCCTCGCGGTGGCCGTTGGAGTGTGGGCCGGCGGGTTCACCATGATCCTGCTGATCGTCTTCGGCGTGATGCTGGGTGCCCTGGTGGCGTTCATCATCTTCGGTCGACGGGCTCAGCGCAGCGTCTATCGCAAAGCCGAAGGCCAAACCGGCGCCGCGGCCTGGGCGCTGGAAAACATGCGCGGCAAGTGGCGGGTTACCCCGGGAGTGGCCGCCACAGGTCACTTCGACGCCGTGCACCGCGTAATCGGCCGGCCCGGCGTCATCTTCGTCGCCGAGGGATCGGCGAACCGCGTCAAACCGCTGTTGGCGCAGGAGAAGAAGCGCACCGCGCGACTGATCGGCGACGTACCCATCTACGACATCGTGGTGGGCAACGGCGACGGCGAGATTCCGTTGGCCAAACTGGAACGCCACCTCACCCGGCTGCCGAGCAACATCTCGGTCAAGCAAATCGACACCCTGGAGTCGCGGCTGGCCGCGCTGGGCACCCGCGCCGGTGCCAGCATGCTGCCCAAGGGGCCGATGCCCGCGAACGCCAAGATGCGCGGGGTGCAGCGGACCGTGCGCCGCAAGTAA
- a CDS encoding RDD family protein: MMSESPSAYPGEALGLPQSGPGSLAGMGRRFGALLIDWLISYGLALLALRFNLISMPMLSTAVLAVWLVLGVVSVRLFGFTPGQLLLGLQVASIGADAPIGIGRLTVRGLLIGLVVPPLFTDSDGRGLQDRLTATAVVRR, encoded by the coding sequence ATGATGTCGGAGTCGCCTTCGGCTTACCCGGGCGAAGCGCTGGGCCTGCCGCAAAGCGGCCCGGGCTCGCTGGCCGGAATGGGCCGGCGGTTCGGTGCGCTGCTGATCGACTGGCTGATCAGTTACGGGCTGGCGTTACTGGCGCTGCGCTTCAACTTGATCTCCATGCCGATGTTGTCGACGGCTGTGCTCGCTGTCTGGCTGGTCTTGGGTGTGGTGTCGGTGCGGCTGTTCGGGTTCACCCCGGGCCAGTTGCTGTTGGGTTTGCAGGTGGCCTCGATCGGCGCGGATGCCCCCATCGGGATTGGCCGGTTGACAGTGCGGGGGCTACTGATCGGCCTGGTGGTGCCGCCGCTGTTCACTGATTCCGACGGACGCGGACTGCAGGACCGGTTGACCGCCACCGCAGTGGTCCGGCGCTAG